The Sinorhizobium alkalisoli genomic interval CTTCGGCGGCGAGGGCGGCAAGGCGGCCGCCCGCTTCGTCGAGGGCTGGTCGCAGATGACGCTGCACCCGATGATCGGGCGCATTGCCATCATGGATATCCACGACCGCCTTGATCCGGTCGACCGGGCCTATTTCCGGCAAAGCCGCGAGCAGCGCTTCGGCAAGCCGCTCGAGGCGGTGGCCGAAGCAGGGCAGGCCGATATCGAAACCTTTTCGGCCAAGCTCGAACCGCTCCGCCACATGCTGAAGTTCCAGCCCTTCCTCGGCGGAGACGGTCCGCTTTTCTCAGACTATATCGTCTTCGGCGCACTGCAATGGGCGCGGATCGTTTCGCGGCAGTGCCTGCTCGCGGACGGTGACTTGGTAACCGCCTGGTTCGAGCGCTGTCTCGACCTGCACGACGGTTTCGGCCGCTCCGTGACAGCGGCGT includes:
- a CDS encoding glutathione S-transferase family protein yields the protein MIRKLYALCGTDRTRPFSPHVWKTKLSLMHKGLDFDVAPVGFTQIPRIEQGATKIVPLLRDGDRLVSDSFDIALHLEATYPERPPLFGGEGGKAAARFVEGWSQMTLHPMIGRIAIMDIHDRLDPVDRAYFRQSREQRFGKPLEAVAEAGQADIETFSAKLEPLRHMLKFQPFLGGDGPLFSDYIVFGALQWARIVSRQCLLADGDLVTAWFERCLDLHDGFGRSVTAA